The sequence below is a genomic window from Luteimonas viscosa.
TTCCCCGCCGGCGGCGCGACCACGCAGCAGGCGCTGATCGCGCTCAACTTCGCCGGCGCCGGGCAGCGGGTCGACTACGTGGTGAGCGGCCACTGGGGCAAGACCGCGTTGAAGCAACTGGTGTCGGTCGACGTCAACATCGCCGCCAGCGGCGATTCGGACGGCTTCCGCACGATTCCCGCGCGCGAGACGTGGCGGCTGTCGAAGGAGGCCGCCTACGTACACATCACGGCCAACGAGACCATCCACGGGGTCGAGTTTCGGCCCGGCTGGGGCCGGGTGCCGCCCGACACCGGCGACGTGCCGCTGTTCGCCGACTTCAGCTCCAGCATCGCGTCCGAACCGGTCGACGTGTCGAAGTACGGGCTGATCTACGCCGGCGCGCAGAAGAACCTCGGCCCGGTCGGCATCAGCGTGGTGATCGTGCGCCGCGACCTGCTCGAGCGCGCCGGCCAGCCCCGCGCCGACATCTTCGACTACCGCTCGCAGCTGGCGAACGAGTCGATGCTCAACACCCCGCCGACCTGGAACTGGTACCTGCTGGGCCAGACCGTGCGCTGGATGATCGAACAGGGCGGCACCGCCGAGTTCGACCGCCGCAGCGCGCTCAAGTCGAAGCTGCTGTACGAAGCGATCGACGGCTCCGGCGGGTTCTACCGCAACGAGGTCGATCCCTCTGTGCGCTCGCGCATGAACGTGCCGTTCTT
It includes:
- the serC gene encoding phosphoserine transaminase gives rise to the protein MARAYNFSPGPAALPEAVLRQAQADMLEWGDAGASIVEMSHRGPEFLQVARQAEADLRTLLAIPDDYAVLFPAGGATTQQALIALNFAGAGQRVDYVVSGHWGKTALKQLVSVDVNIAASGDSDGFRTIPARETWRLSKEAAYVHITANETIHGVEFRPGWGRVPPDTGDVPLFADFSSSIASEPVDVSKYGLIYAGAQKNLGPVGISVVIVRRDLLERAGQPRADIFDYRSQLANESMLNTPPTWNWYLLGQTVRWMIEQGGTAEFDRRSALKSKLLYEAIDGSGGFYRNEVDPSVRSRMNVPFFLAEAALDAAFLEGAREAGLIGLKGHRVLGGMRASIYNAMPVEGVQALVDYMQEFRRHHG